Sequence from the Aromatoleum petrolei genome:
GAGTGCGCAGTTCCCCGCCAGGATCATCAGATCGGCCCAGGAGATCTTGTTGCCGTACTTCTGCTTGATCGGCCAGAGCAGGCGGCGTGCCTTGTCCAGATTGCCGTTGTCCGGCCAGCTATTGACCGGCGCAAAGCGCTGGTTTCCCGTGCCGCCGCCACCCCGGCCATCGGCAGTGCGGTAGGTGCCCGCGCTGTGCCACGCCATGCGGATGAACAGGCCGCCGTAGTGCCCCCAGTCGGCGGGCCACCAGTCCTGCGAATCCGTCATCAGGGCGTGCAGGTCCTTCTTCAGTGCGGTCAGGTCGAGTTTCCGAAACTCGGTGGCGTAGTCGAATTCGGCGCCCATCGGATTGGAAGCCGGGGCGTGCTGGTGAAGGATTTTCAGGTTTAGCTGGTTCGGCCACCAGTCCCGGTTCGAGCGAACGCCGACCGTCGTACGTGCGCCATGCATGCCGGTGAAGGGACACTTATTCTCGTTGTTCATGCGCAAGCTCTCCTTGAAGGGGTGAGTGAGGCGGAAGCGATACTCACCTTAGACGCCCGGCATTGCTGTTTCTAACGATTTCTATGCATCGGCGTGATAGTTTCGGGTCATGCCGGCCAAGTATGTGCCCGGCACACAGTGGATGCATGGGGCGCGGGCGACGCCTGCAGTGAGCGGAATCGTGGGCGGGGAGGTGCTCGGGTGGGGTTGCCTCGAGCACGGCGCTGTTACCGGAATGGCCTGGTGTCAGGAGCAGGGGGGGGCTTTACCGCTGAATCGATCGACGACCGAAAAGACAAAGGCCTGCACGAGTGCAGGCCTTTGATTTATTTGGTTGCGGGGGCAGGATTAGACATTTATTTCACGGCTCCCGTTGCCATCATCTTGCCGGCAAGCGGACGACGTATCCGAAGTGCCACGCGAAGGAAGAACCGGCCCATCTGAGCCTGTGCTGCCAGCATCCGTTCCGCTGTTCCGACGTATTTTCATTCACGAACTCGTGACCAGAGGCCGTTCGACGCCAATAGCTGCGCACCTAAGCGCCAGTCGAAACCTTGTGAATCGCACAATTATTTCCTTGATGCATATCAAGTTGGCATCGATATGCGCGCTTTACAAACTGTTTCATATCAATTCAGAATTGGGTTATTCTATCTAAATCGGCATACCGTTCGGAAACGGCGGGACGCAAAGCCTTCGGACCTGTTCCCTAAATGGGATGGTGGCCGGGCTGCACACCTGGATGCAGAGGTGTCGTCTCACTTCTCCTCGGACTGCTCGGGCTAACGTATCGCGGTCAACCGCAGTCCTCGGAGGTGTAATGCGCTCGAAGTGGCATCTATTCACGTTAGGCGCCCTATTATCTTTGTGGGCACACATATCCTTCGCCGCGCTAACGCAAGAAGAAGTTGACTACCTGACAGGCAATCCGGAGCGCGCGATTGCCGAGTTGGTCGGGCCAGCAAAAGGCGGGGATATATCAGCACAATACCTAATTTCCCATGCCTATCGACTCCGCAAAGACGAACGGGAGGCCGACGCTTGGCTAAGGACCGCCGCGACAGGTGGACACCCGGATGCACAGTTTGACTTTGCTCTGACCCTTTCCCAGCGGGGAAAAGGTAACGATGCGCTCGCGTGGTTCGAGCGAGCCATGGCGAAGGGGCACGTGGGCGCCAAGACAGAAGTTGCCTGGAGCCTCTATTTCGGTCACTCAGGTATGACCGATAAGGCTACGGCTATCCGATTGCGCAAGGAAGCTGCAGAGGCTAATGACCGAGTTGCCCAGTTTTGGCTTGGTGACGCATACCGCTTTGGGCTGGACGGCTACGCAGTGGACTATGAGGCCGCAGCCCTTTGGCTCAAGAAGGCGGCGGACCAAGGTCTTAGGGAGGCAAAGGCTGAGCTGGGTGACGTGTACCTGGTGCCACGCTCCAGCGGAAATCCAAAATTTCGCCCGTATAGCGGGCACGAATTGTATGAGGAGGCAGGGAATCTCGGCCACGCAGGTGCCCAGTTCATGGCTGGGTTACTGTATATGCAGGGGAAGGGAAAAGTCATGACGCCGGATTACGACGGGGCCCGAAAGTGGTTTGCTCAAGTCATAAATAATGAGGAAGCCTCTCCTGAACAAAAAAAGAAGGCTCAGCTCTTAACGGCAGAGGCAGTCAAATTGAGAGAAATGCAACTGGCAGACGCGAAAAAAGTGCGGGGGAGAACCGGGGCTTTCGCGGGTGACCTAGTTCCACTGGATAGCGCGAGCTCATCTCACTTCTCCGGGGTAAACCGCCTTCCGATGCCGGGAGATTTCAGATATTGCGAAGTCTTTGGGTCGAGCGATTCCGGAAACTGTCGGTAAGCCGCTGTGGCTGCCTAGCCTCTCCGCCGCTATCCACTTCGTATTTTGACTAAATGGTGGCGACTCAAAGGTAATCCCATTCCACGCTGTCTAGAGAGGTGAAAATGCTTCACTTTCGTTTGCCCCTGCTGCTTGTTGCCCTGCTTGGGCTTTCCGGCTGTGCCACCACACTGTCCCACGTTGCCGGCTATAAGGCCGGGGACGTGATGCGCTTTCGTGCCCAAAAAATCGTCGACAAGGCCGAACAAGCCAAGATTTGCGATCAATTCAAGGACGGCAAGATTACTGTCGCGCAGTGCAAAGAGCGCACGCTCGCAGTCCTTGAGATTGAACGGAAGCTCCTGGACCTCACCACGGCTCAAGTCGTGATGCTGATACCTGAGCCACTGGGTGTCGGAGATGTTGTTCAGTACAAGCTCGCCGGCATGCTCCATGAAGTGAATGGGCCCGAGCCAGAGTATCAAGGCATCATCTGCCGCGGGACCGACACGGTGTGTCTGACCGACCCCAAGCGTGGCACCACGGGCAAGGTTGACCCCATTACCGGCGTCGCTTCGGGCACCTGAAAAGACATGAACGTCTAGTCGACCGACGGGCAGGCCGGGTTGAGTTGCGGATGCAGAACGGCGCGCTCTTCAGCCGCAAAGTCTACGCACCCGTTGGGACCACCAAATTTTATCCACCTCATGCCCCCATCAACGCCGCAGTCTCGCCGCCGGGCCAAAGTTCTGTTGGCGTTTAGCCTTGTCGGAGCCCTGACCCCGCTGACGACTGGGCTGCCCGAAAGCCATTCAACGCTCGCTTGGCTGCTCGACCTTGCGTCCCACTGGCAGTGGGTGTATCTCGTGTTTGGCGGGGTGTGCGCGACGTGGCTCCTGGCCATAGGCTCGTATGCCTGGGCGCTTTCGGGCCTAAGTGCTCTGGCGCTTGGCTGGGGATTCGCGAGCCCAGAGACTTATGCGGTCGTGCCCCGACCGCAGCAGTCGCTCACCGTCGTAACGGCTAATCTGCACGGCGAGAATCCGTCGCCTTTGCACGGATGGGCCGAGAGCCTCGGCGCTGATGTGGTAGTCATGCAGGAAGTCACGCCATCGGTCGCGGGCGAGTTCGGGCGCTGGGAGCGCTTCCCGCATCGGGTCGTGCACGTACAGGAGGGACCGTTCGGTCTCGCCGTGTTGTCCCGCCATCCTCTTGCTTTGAGTGAAGTCCGCGAGGCGCACGGGCAAACGCCCCATATCCGCACCCGTGTACGTATTGGTGCCATCGAGGTCGCGCTCTCCGCCCTGCATCCGATGCCGCCCGTAAACTCGCATTATCACGTGCTGCGTGCCGCGCTGTTTGAGTCGGAGGCAAGCTGGGCGGTCGGCACAATGCTACCCGCTATTATCGCAGGCGACCTCAATGCGACGCCCTGGTCCACTGCCATGCATCCTTTCGCAGCGCATGGCCTGCGGCGGGCGACTGGCCTTGAACCGACGTGGCCCGCCCTCCTGCCAGCAATTCCCATCGACCAGGTCGTCGTGAGCCCCCACTGGCGCGTCGTTGACCGTGGAGTCGGCCCACGCATGGGCTCAGACCATCGCCCGGTCTACGTTGTACTGGGACTCCCATCCACGGTACCAAATGAAGCGGAAGCTCTAACCAACAGCACCGAAGAGCCTTGATTTGACATGCAGATTGGATGCAAATAGAAAATAGTCTATTCGACAGGCTGTGTTTTAACAATTCACGGGAGGAAGTTCGTATGCACCACAAAGTTCGCGCCGCATTGGCGGCGGGTTTCGCGCTGTTTAGCATCCATGCGGTCGCTGCAACTCAGCAGCAGTTAGTTGAGGCCGCCGAAGGCGAGCGCTTGTTCCGATACATTGCCAAGTCCTGCGGTGGAAAAAAATACGCTTCGAATTATGTGGCGTTCTCAAAGCGTTACATCAAGTCGCTAGGCGCGAATGCAGATGAATCAAAACAGTTTGAGCGCATCGCGTCGCAGGTCATGAACCAACGGTTAAGTGAAAAGGACATTGCTGATTGTCCGAATCTAATATCTCAGCTGAATGAGTCAGTTACCGTCCGCGAGCAGGCGATGCAAGCCGTTGCAGCGGGGAAGGACGCATTGAGGGAACTTGAGAAGCTGAACAACGAGAAGTGAGCGTTCTGACCAGGCGCGCGGCAATTGGCTCATTATGGTGACTTGTAACAACATCAAGGAAACGAGCGAACAAAAAGCTACACCTAAGCGGCCGTAGTAAAGGATCACGATTTAGAATCGAGACTGAATTTTCGGATTAGACTTGCGAGTTAGAGGAGGCACGGTGGCTACCGCATTGCGTTTGTTGTCAGGGCTTGCATTCAGCTTTCTTTATATCAATGCCTTTGCATTCACATCAATTTCGGCAATTGACGGCCACGTGCTAGAGACGTGGTCCAGGACAAGCAATTACGAATCCCAAAAGGAAGCAGATGCTCACGCTTTGGAGGGCTGCCGCGTTGAAGCACGTAAGAGTGGCATAGGCAACCTTGCAAGCAAGTGCAAGATTGCGATGCGCGCAAAAGGCCCCGGATATGGAGCAATCGTCTGTGGCGATGGCGGGTGCAGTTGGATCACCGGTGCTGAATCATCCCAAGCCGCAGTGGATGCGGCATACGACGGTTGCAGTAAGAATTACAATAATTGCCCGTCCGAAAACATCAAGTACTGGGAGGACTTCGCCGGGTTTTCTGCGAAGCCGGTAGCGAATGTAACCGGTGGCGATTGCAGGCCTCGTACAGCCACACTCCGTTGCCAATCAACCTGCAGCAATGGAGATTGCATCGTTTCCTATGAGAATGGATGCAAGATGCATGTCAAGGTTAACTCGCGGTTTGATAACTTCCAAAATCAGTGGGTCTATCCCGCCCCCTCCTGCTGAGAGCTATTCGGAGTGCCCCCTGATCTTCGATTGGAGATCAGGGTGTGGTGTAGAGCATTTATCCAATCTCACCGCGGCGGCATCGCAGCGCCAACACGCACGAACCTACCAGAACCCCCAACAGGTCGCGTTCTTGCCGTTCATTCATTTACACAGTGTTAAGTCGAGCCTGCCCCCTTTTTCAGTGCATAAGAATGAGTGCGATGCGCCTATTCAGTGGAAGATGACGTCATGCGTGTTTATCAGTCGGTTTTGCTAGGGCTGTTCTCAATTCTCGCTGCAAACGCGGCGCTCGCGGACGGGGCTGGTAAGGCCGCTCCGGTGCCGGCAGATGTCGTGGAGCGAGGGGGCCGCGCGATTCAGAAGGACATCGTCGGGCTCATCCGCGCATCGGAGTCGCCTTGGAACATTGATGACCCAACGAAGGACACGCTGTTCATCGAGCCGGCGACCGGCTACCCGCGCGTGTTGGCTATCACACGCAAGCTAGGCATTCCGCACAAACGTATCTTCGTGAATCTGGTAATGCCTTACGGAAGTCAGTCGGACGGGTACAACGCGATGATTTCGGGCGAATTGGCGCAGGATGCCACTGAGCTTAGACTCGCTTTCACGGTGGCGCACGAGTACGCCCATGGTTTTCTGAACCATCGACTTACAGCGTCCATCGATGCCTACCGGGAGCAGCTTGCCTACTGCCCGGCCTGCACCGACCCGAAAGACCTCGTCGCGACTGTCAAAGCCGGGTTCGATAACCCGGACCTGACGGCGTTCCGTGAGCGTATCAAGCGGTTGGAGCTCGATGCCGACGAATGGGCGGCCCGTCAGGTGGCGCGCAACTATTCAGTGCCGAGCGCCGCCAGTCTGTTGAGCGAAGTTGTGGAGTCCGAGAACTACTCGAAGGACGACGAGGGCGAGACTCATTACTCGCGTAACCGTCGGCTCGCGGCGATTGCGGCCGTGCTGGAGTCGTCCTCGCGCTGAGGGCACCACGGAAGGGCGCGCCCGTGCGGCGTGCCGTCATCCCGCGGGCGGTACGTGCTTAGCGCTCCATGCCGTGGCGCGCGAGCTCCCGCTTCTCGAGCACCGGGGAACATGCCGTGGTCCGGCTCGCCTCGAACTCCTTCTTGGCGGCGCCCACAAACAGGCCCGACGGCGAGGCGTCTTTGATGTACTTGGCTGAGAGGCTGCTAGGCCCCGCCTGCACTTTGCGCGCTAGCCAATCTTCCTAGTTGCCGTTCGCCGCGTAGGTCCATACGTGACCTATGCCCGCACGCGCAAGCCTAGGTGCGTGTGCGAGCGTATCTCAACGAGTGCTCGCGACACCACGAGGCAGAAGCCAGCGCAATAGCCAGCGACGCCAAGCTGGCAGCGCGTCTAACCACGCGACTGAGGATTCCGGGTGCTTGTCGGCGGTAACTGAGGGCGAAATGCTGGACTCCGGAAGGAGTTCGGCGAGCACCGCCTCAGCGGGCTCACCGGCCTTCGTCCTGGCAGCCAGGGTCTTGAGCATCGGGTGCAGTTCGGCAGACACCGTGATACTCAGTTGCTTGAATCCTTGTTGCTCCGCCTTTGCTCGGCAACGTCGAACTCGCTCGGCCCCGGCCGTGCTGGCTTTCTTCTTCTCGTCCGGCACCCAGGCGCGGACGGGCTTGAGACCCAGTTCGCGTGCAGCGCCGGCGACATCGAGTGGCGTATCGTTCAGGAGGGTATCAGCGGTGGGGTTTGTGCTTGAGATAGGGTCGGTCATATCCTGCTCCGTTACATGAAAGGGTTACATGTACGTATAGGCACGCCGACCCTCGGCATTTACACCGGCGCGTGAAAATTGTTTTCCCAGCCCGACGAGGACCACGGGTTGTGGTACGAGTGAATATCGGTGCCCCAGGGGCTGCCGCCCACGTCGACGCCGCCGATGCTGTCGTCGGTCATTGGCAGGCCGGTGGCTGGGTTGATTGGGTTGCACAAATGGAAGCGGGACATATTTTTCTCCTTTCAAGCGGTGGGAGCCTCGCCGACCTGCGGCGAGGCGGGGGAAGTCAGTCTTCGGTGGGTAACAAGATGGTGATGACCGGCTCGCCGACATCACCCGGGCCAATGTGCAGATGCAGAGTCGTTAGCCGGGGCCGGATGGCGCGTCCGCCACGGGGCACGCGGTAGAGCTGGAACGGCACCCGCTCACCGCGGGCGTTTCGCCCGGCAATCGCGGCCATCCACACCACGTCCCAAAGTCTGCCGGCCTCATCCTGCGGCGTTTGACGCTTGCTGTCCGCTTCGCACCATTGCACGCAGTCATCCCAAGCAGCGGCCGTCATCGCCATCGGAATACGGAAACCCGCTTCGTGGGCTGCCTCGCTCACATCGACCAACACGCCATCGGCCGTCGCATCGGCTCGCGAATAGGCGTAAATCACGTTACCAAAAAGGGATTCGAGGCTATCGGTGGATGTCATGGGCTTGCTCCTGAAAAAATGACCGGGTTCCTAGATTCCGAGCCCCCTTCACGCCTTACCGGTCTTGGCATGGAGGGGGCGTTTGCTTTCCGCCGTGCTTCCTGAGTTCGTCGCCCTGGCGACAACGGCATCCACGTCATCAGGACAGCCGGCAAGAGCGCTGCCAAGGCCGCAGCCCGCTAGGGACCGGGCGCAGGAGCGCACATGTGCCGCAGGCTCTTGCAGGCTTACCGGCGAGGATGAGAGTCGCCATCGACGGGCGGCGAACTCGGGAGGCGGAAGGCGCTACCCCTGTGCCAAGGCCGGCAGTTGCGTCAGTAAGCTGACGCAACGACTCGCACGGGCTGGCGACAGTCCGTGCCACGACAGCGGCCAGCCGAAAGGCGCGCAGTCGCTTGGCGCCAGCCGAGCGACGCAGGGGGGCCGCGACAGGGCCGAAGGACTTGGCGTGGGGCTAGGGCACGACTGCCCGCAGCCCCCGGAATCGCACCGCGCCCAAACGCGGTCGATGGAGGGCTTTGGGGGGAGCCGGTTGGCGCTGGCGGCCCCAGCCGCCAGAGGTCCGCCCACGGACCGGCAGCCGACCGGGGGGCAACGCCCCGGCGCCCCACGCGGCACGCGCGGGAAACCCGGTCAAGTCGAGCGCAGTGAAGACCGCAGGCGAAGCCAAAGCCGGCGGCGCGTCCAGCGCAGACGGTTGAGCGGGTTTCCCGCGCGTGGAGTGGCGCGCGCAGCGCATAACGGAAGGCGTGGGGCGCCCCGCTTTTCGGGGGCACGGGCGGCGTCCAGACGCCCGAATGGCCGGCCGGGCGTCCAGCCCGGGAAAAGGCCATGGTGCCCCTCGGCCGCCACGCGGCCGTTCGTTTCCCCTGTTCGTCCTCCACCGTAGCGGCAAACGAACAGGAGAAACGTCGCTATACGGGTTATCACGACTACGGAGAGATAACTTATGACGACGAAGGACGGACGGGCAGTTGCCCGGGAGAACGAGGTGCATGTGCTACGGGCGTTGCACCGCTTCGGATGGCTGCGCACCCGCGACCTGGCGGCCCTTGTGTGGCAACGCTGGGCTCGGAATCCCTCCGGGGAGCCGAGCCTGAAGCCACCTGTGCCGACGGCTGCCGGCCTGCGTATGGCGCAGCGGACACTGCGCCGCCTGCGCGAGAAGCGCCAGGTGCTGAACAGCCGAGCGCCGGACGGCAGCCTCATTTACGCGTTAGCCGAAGCTGGTGCGCGCGTGCTGCTGCAGATTGGAGTGTCAGCGGTTACAGGCAAGGACCTGATGCGCACGTTCAGCACTGCGCATTTCCGGCATCGCTCCATTGCAAACGAAGTCGCGGTCGGCGCCATCATTGCGGGCTTTCGGGTGGCGACGGAGCGCGAGATTGCACAAGGGCTTTGGCTAGGCGGCGAGGACGGCATCGCGGGAAAGAAGCCTGATGTGCTCATGCGTGGCGATGGACGGCTGTGGTGGGTCGAGGTTGAGCGCAGCCGGAAGAACGCGAAGGACTACGCGCGCCTGCTGCACTGGTTGGGCGCGGTCGGCCGTGACGCTTTCCGCCAGTCGGGCCCGGAGCTACTGAGCGACGGAATGCTCTGGGGAAAGGTACTGTTCGTCTGCACGCCAGCCTTCCGGGAGAGACTCTGCCGGGACCTGGCAGCGGTAGGCTGGAAAGAAGTTCACATCGACACGTTCCTATCTTTCGAAACGTCGCTATACAGATTCGAGGACATATCTTTTTGCTAATGGAAGGTCATGGGGAGCGGCTTGGGTCGGTGCCGCTCTGCACGTATATTTCTCATCACGGCCTAAATTTCGC
This genomic interval carries:
- a CDS encoding DUF4189 domain-containing protein; the protein is MATALRLLSGLAFSFLYINAFAFTSISAIDGHVLETWSRTSNYESQKEADAHALEGCRVEARKSGIGNLASKCKIAMRAKGPGYGAIVCGDGGCSWITGAESSQAAVDAAYDGCSKNYNNCPSENIKYWEDFAGFSAKPVANVTGGDCRPRTATLRCQSTCSNGDCIVSYENGCKMHVKVNSRFDNFQNQWVYPAPSC
- a CDS encoding tetratricopeptide repeat protein, translated to MRSKWHLFTLGALLSLWAHISFAALTQEEVDYLTGNPERAIAELVGPAKGGDISAQYLISHAYRLRKDEREADAWLRTAATGGHPDAQFDFALTLSQRGKGNDALAWFERAMAKGHVGAKTEVAWSLYFGHSGMTDKATAIRLRKEAAEANDRVAQFWLGDAYRFGLDGYAVDYEAAALWLKKAADQGLREAKAELGDVYLVPRSSGNPKFRPYSGHELYEEAGNLGHAGAQFMAGLLYMQGKGKVMTPDYDGARKWFAQVINNEEASPEQKKKAQLLTAEAVKLREMQLADAKKVRGRTGAFAGDLVPLDSASSSHFSGVNRLPMPGDFRYCEVFGSSDSGNCR
- a CDS encoding endonuclease/exonuclease/phosphatase family protein; this translates as MAFSLVGALTPLTTGLPESHSTLAWLLDLASHWQWVYLVFGGVCATWLLAIGSYAWALSGLSALALGWGFASPETYAVVPRPQQSLTVVTANLHGENPSPLHGWAESLGADVVVMQEVTPSVAGEFGRWERFPHRVVHVQEGPFGLAVLSRHPLALSEVREAHGQTPHIRTRVRIGAIEVALSALHPMPPVNSHYHVLRAALFESEASWAVGTMLPAIIAGDLNATPWSTAMHPFAAHGLRRATGLEPTWPALLPAIPIDQVVVSPHWRVVDRGVGPRMGSDHRPVYVVLGLPSTVPNEAEALTNSTEEP
- a CDS encoding DUF6573 family protein, coding for MTSTDSLESLFGNVIYAYSRADATADGVLVDVSEAAHEAGFRIPMAMTAAAWDDCVQWCEADSKRQTPQDEAGRLWDVVWMAAIAGRNARGERVPFQLYRVPRGGRAIRPRLTTLHLHIGPGDVGEPVITILLPTED